The region ttttataaaatgttctCCCACCACTGCCACAGAGACACAGTTTAAGTAATacatacaaaatgaaatgaccTCAATTAAGTGCATCTGCTTATAGTCATACTACTTTGTGCAAGGAGACAAGGGCAACATCTCTCATGACTGCCTAGCTACCTCTTCTCACGGAAGATATGTAGGGGTCAAAGTTGTATCCTGAGTTTGGGGAAAACCTACTAAGACCTAGTTTTCCACTTCTTAGGGATTTGTTTGACTGTAATGCGTTCAAGCACAGGGTTTGGACTTTACCTTCCCCGTGTTTGTCAGTATACTGGAAGGCCTGCACCAGCCGCAGTGTCTCATCCACAGACCGTCCCACAGGGAGGTCGTTCATGGTGATCTGTCGTAGGACTCCCTTGTCATCGATGATGAAGAGACCCCtgagaatgaaaaaataaaataaaacagtgagaaACACCAGATCTGATTAATCTGATGCACAGTGATACCAGAGACAACACAGACAGATATTCTGAGCTACCATACAAGGGAAATGCCTTGTGTAATCCCCACATTCTTTGTGCAAAGTGGATTACAACACAAGATCTAGCAACAGGAGTATCATAGGACTATCAAGAGGTGGAAGCCACTGAATGGTGTATCGCTGGGTATTTAAAATAGGTCTAAAAGGATAGATCGCTTTCTagagtttttttaaacatttcagtttgaagTGGCCCTACACCCAGGTAGTTTATTTGAGCGCAAATCAGAAAGAAGATAAGAGGAAAAGTTCTACAAATGGGGTAGTTAACTAGCTATATGTCAAGACAAACATACCACCCTGGTGGTATcaccagcagccataccaccacgcactctgctcctgccgactggctgaagttctaagcaagtgtgggtttggttagtacttggatgtgagaccaccagggaatactgagttgctgctggaagtggtgttggtgggccagcagggggcaatcttccctctggtcaaataaaccccaatgccccagtgcagtgacggggacaggAGATGCAGTCTTTCGGAAAAAATCGAGGTCCTGACACACTGtagtcattaaagatcccatgacactattcgcaaagagtagggggttccccggtgtcctggctaaaatcccagatcttgccacctaatcatcccctgatttaattcgctaaaaaaaatgttctctccctccagtggagctgcttagtggccaacaatagatgattgtggttgtactgggctgctcccaggtgtgaatgtgtatgagtgtgaaacCGGgcattgctgcaaaagagcatccgtgctcagcgaacctaccctgggtaaataaaagttaaataaaaaaaataaaaataaatagtacaTACTCACTATTATAATTTTAGAGGTTTATTCATTTAAGTATCAACTGAAAATTGCAAATCCGTAATTCCAAAACCTTCTTTTGATAAACTGAAGTAGGATCCTTGCCACCACAAGCTGTCAGTTTAATGACATTATTAAATTACTATTTTCTCCTTTGCAGGTACCATCAACAAATTTACAAAGACTGTAATTTTGAAATAACTGTTCCTATGGGGTCTGCTGCTGGTACTGCTCCTCCCTTcacactggatttttttttacacttttccATCTTACAACAGCAGTTCAAAGCAGACAAAGATGTGACATTTTCTGAGAAAGACTCTTTTGGTCCATGTGCCATGTAGCCTCCCTTCTTCACCCCCTGAAGTCTACTTCATCACCGGGGATGAAAAAGGGGGGTATGGTATTTAATGCTTAATAACTTTGCTCTTGTTTCATGTAgaaacttattttaaattgtgctgTGAAGCTAAGCGCTGTGGCTACACAAACAGTCCCCTGCTTTGTTTCTAAACCAGTCTAAATTTTCTCTATTGATGAGCCAATTGGAGGTAAGTGTTTCTTTGTTTGATGCAAACTATCTTGGTACAAATCATTTACAACACAAAGGAGCCAGCTATGTTCGTCTCACACTTTTGATTTTTGCTGGCGGCAGATCTGCTGAGCACTGTAGGACAAACAAATGCATGGCATGtcacacagacacccagccGCATTTTCTCAGTTACCCTCTTATCCAGGCAATGCAAGATGCATTCAAGCAAGGCATTTTCTTTCCTATTCTTTtactattttttcattttttatcatattATTCCTTTGCTTCTTCAGTGGCAACcagaaaaaatgtttggagAGGACGCATGTTTTGAGAGGACGCATGTTTGGAGAGGACACGTTTTGAGAGGACGCATGTTTGGAGAGGACGCATGTTTGGAGAGCAATGCAGACACATATGAGCAAGGTATTTTCTTTCCtattcttttacttttttcattttatttcattatttctttgcTTCTTCGATAGTGACCAAGAATTTTACTACCCAGCaggcacttaaaaaaaagaaagaaaaaaaagtacacgTTGGAATGTTTCAAACAAAATACTTTCGGTTCTTCTGTTTGCTGAGGAACGACGAGATAAGTATTTGggtcatatttatatattgtttgAGTGGTAATGAGACTTCAGGTTGTATTTCAAACATTTAGAAACAGAATACATGGGTTGTGCTTGTGCTGTACTTGCTAGTTCAACTGTAAGTTCAAGAAGCCTGCAGTTCTTGCTCCTGGGTCTCGCTGGGTACTCTGGCATCCCGCAATGTCCTTCCATCTTGTTGCGCGTTTTATCAATACATTTAGTAATATTTCAATATGtctttcagttttaattctGTCCATTTTCCATATTACAGTCTCTTAACTTGAATCAATGATAAAATAAGGACAGTTTTGTACTGAAAAACATTATATGCAAGTCTtgatgtgcaaaaataaattgcaaCAAATCCGAGGGCCCcccaaaatggggaaaatagGCCTAGACctctcagtgtaaaaaaaaaaaaaaaaacattttaattgatcaatttcCTCATATAAATTTGTAACTTAGCTCCTGTAAAACTTCTGCATGTGATTGTTTCATACCTGAGAGTGTGCCCTTGGTCCTCCAGGAACACTCCATAGTCCTTGGCGATTTGATGTGTGAGATCTGACAGCAGTGGGATCTTCATGGTACCAAGCCCACCCTGTTTCCTTGGTGTGTTGATCCTGTCAGTACAAAACCAAACTCAACCAAAATGCAGTCTAGCTCAACCGAAATGGTAACAGGACACTACTTATTTACTGAATGATATACAAGCATTTTCAGCTGCAGTATATTATACTGGTATCCTAATATCTGGTAATATATACACCACAGTGGCATTGCCTGATAACCACTGCAGAGGGAGGAATGCTCTTATTCTTTTAAGAGGAAAATGACAGGTCCCAACGGCGTGAGTGAATGGCAGGGTCTTACCAGGCCAAGTGGGTGAATTGAGAGTCCACTGAGCATGCCACAACCTCAGCGTTGATGGCATGGAACTCGTGCACACGGTCACTAAATGCAATGATCTCTGTGGGGCAAACAAATGTGctgcaaaaaacagaaaatgcgcCACGAAAAAAGGAAggacaataattattttcaggggaaaaaatcaaCTCAGATGTCCCATTTACAAAGCTCCTTATAGCAATGATGAAAAAGCTTCCATTCATAGGTGCAACCACTCTATCCCAGAGATACATCCAACAACTTTGTCATgaggtttctctctctcttcactaaACTGTCCACTGGttaaaattttgtaaaatacattaattttttttaccaaagttgttcataattaattacaaacaaGGCTATCTACGATACAGATACTTACAAGTCTAGGGGGTAGAAGAAGAATACAAGGTATTTTCCTCTGTAGTCAGACAGTTTCAGCTCTTTGAACTCCCCATTGATGACGGCAGTGCCCTCCCAGTGGGGTGCAGGCTTAGAGACTACATAGAAAAACAACACTGTAGTAAGACTTCCACTCTCCACCAATATCATCCAATTGCAGCACCGCAATGCCTGCAGTTCTAGGTCATCTGCAGTTTCAGACCGAGAATGCGCAGTTTCAGACAAAGAGAGTGTGTCAAGAGGTGTCAATTGTGACTGGCTGGGCAGGTCACAAGATTCTGATACTGGCCAGACAGCATGTCATTAGAGTTGTGGAGATCGGAtggattgttttcattttgcgGTCAGTGATTGGccgacattttttttgtgaggcTACTACTACTTTCTGGACTtgtataacaaaataataaaaatttaaaataagtaaGGGATACTCCACAAGACTTTAATGCCAAACACAGAGGAAAAGAACCACCTGATGCGAACTGGAAGATGCCATTTCCCTGGCAACACAAGGGTCTTACTGTAGTTCACAGTATGCACAAGCTTTCATGCCCCTCCCAAAATTGACCAGAAATCTTGCAGATGTAGAAGTGTTTTGTTAGAGCCATCTAGACATTTGCAGTTCCCATCAGACAAGTCCATATTTGTGTTACTACCACCTGGTGGTCTCCTAGGTACTGCATCTTGTGGGTTTTGGTTACAACAACCAGAAGGGGCaaacactttaaaattaaaatgagggTCTTGCAAAGTCACATATTTTGCAAGCTTCTCCATTCAACATGCAATGGAGTGAATATATGCGTAGAAAGCAAGAACTGCACCCAAATATGTTGCTTGGCAAGCTGTGACATGATGGCTCTGGGTAAACAGTATCAACTCATGAGACATCCACAAAGGTGTGGCTAATTAAGGCTTATTCTTTGTCTTTTTAACACCATTGTTCTGCGTCTCTGGTTTACTCCCCGATGAAGGCCATGTAGCTGAAATGCTTTggataatttttattatttctattttgaaCCTGCCAATGTAATGAAGGCATTTTACTTCATATGG is a window of Anguilla rostrata isolate EN2019 chromosome 9, ASM1855537v3, whole genome shotgun sequence DNA encoding:
- the prdx4 gene encoding peroxiredoxin-4, which translates into the protein MDGRQYMKMLAAIFSGFLALCHLTHFVAGAQDGPNGKKDQECYNYAGGHVYPGEAFRVPVSDHSLHLSKAKISKPAPHWEGTAVINGEFKELKLSDYRGKYLVFFFYPLDFTFVCPTEIIAFSDRVHEFHAINAEVVACSVDSQFTHLAWINTPRKQGGLGTMKIPLLSDLTHQIAKDYGVFLEDQGHTLRGLFIIDDKGVLRQITMNDLPVGRSVDETLRLVQAFQYTDKHGEVCPAGWKPGSDTIIPDPSGKLKYFDKLN